The Mucilaginibacter mallensis genome has a segment encoding these proteins:
- a CDS encoding M16 family metallopeptidase, which yields MKKNFYYVRHIILLALIFLFSINGDCQQVKKESSVLPLDPMVRTGKLPNGFMYYIRHNEEPKNRVMMYLVNKVGSVLEDEDQRGLAHFMEHMSFNGTKHFPHNELVDYLQKAGVRFGADINAYTSFDETVYELPIPSDKPELLQGGLEIMRDWAHEALLDPEEIDKERGVVLEEKRLGKGAGERMQRKYWPVILNDSRYAVRVPIGLDTVLDNFKRPVIARFYNDWYRPDLQALIIVGDINVDQIEASIKQQFASLKNPVHERVRTKYTVPLTGKNQFMAVTDKEMTTTEAEILIKHKAPEQRTAEDYRSALVQGLFDRMLSERYAELLRQADPPFIAGSAGISGFMGGLDLYDASVQTKPGELEKGLKAVWRETERLKRFGFTATELERAKTADLNAVESELKEKDKTNSGSYVKEYQAYFLRGEAAPGIEKEYQLTKNDLPEITLADVNSLAKTYITATNRDILILAPEKDKSSLPDEVTVNRWLKAIETEDLTPYKDEVSKMPLLSAVPVTGKIKSEEQNKDLNITTITLSNGVKVLLKPTDFKNDQIIFSSFAPGGTSLYSDADYQSAANAAGIVTAGGVGNYNTGELSKYLEGKQVSVKPYINERFQGISGGATPQDLETAMQLIYAYFTEPRKDSAIFEGAIARSKAGLTNRANDPASVFSDTVSAVMGSHNIRRTGPSLEKLEQINLDRAYKIYKERFTDAGNFTFTFVGSIDTNVIKPLLEKYLGSLPATNQHEQAKDLNIHAPSGKIERTVYKGSEPKATVYLVFSGKYDYSPENDVKMDAMKETLEIRLLQRLREDESGVYSPGVQESTTKLPQQRYSFLVHFGCAPQNVEKLIASTLDEIGKLKTDGPLQENVDKWRAEDRTSFEPALKTNSFWLGYINGQLQNSQPIEQISGYNALVDRVNPEGLKEMAKKYLNGDNYIRLVLLPETSIANKQ from the coding sequence ATGAAAAAAAACTTTTATTATGTACGCCATATAATTTTACTGGCGTTGATTTTCTTATTTTCCATAAATGGAGATTGCCAGCAGGTTAAAAAAGAATCTTCAGTACTACCCTTGGATCCTATGGTTCGTACGGGAAAACTACCAAATGGCTTCATGTATTACATCCGTCACAATGAAGAGCCGAAGAACCGGGTAATGATGTACCTGGTGAACAAGGTAGGTTCAGTATTGGAAGATGAAGACCAGCGAGGGCTGGCGCATTTTATGGAACACATGAGCTTTAACGGAACTAAACATTTTCCGCATAACGAGTTGGTGGATTACCTACAGAAGGCAGGGGTACGTTTCGGTGCGGATATCAACGCCTATACCAGCTTTGACGAAACGGTATACGAGCTGCCGATCCCGTCAGATAAGCCTGAGCTGCTACAAGGCGGTCTGGAGATCATGCGTGACTGGGCGCATGAGGCACTACTCGACCCGGAAGAAATTGATAAGGAACGCGGCGTGGTATTGGAAGAAAAACGTTTGGGCAAAGGTGCGGGCGAGCGGATGCAGCGTAAATACTGGCCTGTAATTCTGAATGATTCACGCTACGCGGTCCGTGTCCCGATTGGTTTGGATACGGTACTTGACAATTTTAAACGACCAGTGATCGCCCGTTTTTATAATGACTGGTACAGGCCGGACCTGCAGGCATTAATTATTGTGGGCGATATTAATGTTGATCAGATCGAAGCAAGTATTAAACAACAATTTGCAAGTCTGAAAAACCCGGTACACGAAAGAGTACGCACCAAATATACCGTGCCATTAACCGGGAAAAACCAGTTTATGGCGGTAACGGATAAAGAAATGACCACCACGGAAGCTGAAATACTGATCAAACATAAAGCGCCTGAGCAAAGAACTGCGGAAGATTACCGAAGTGCATTGGTGCAGGGCCTTTTTGACCGGATGCTAAGCGAACGATACGCAGAACTGCTACGACAGGCAGATCCACCGTTTATAGCAGGTAGCGCAGGCATATCTGGATTTATGGGCGGATTGGATCTATATGACGCAAGTGTACAGACAAAACCCGGAGAGCTTGAAAAAGGACTGAAAGCTGTATGGCGGGAAACAGAAAGACTGAAACGATTCGGCTTTACGGCAACTGAACTGGAACGGGCCAAAACAGCAGACCTGAACGCAGTAGAAAGCGAGCTTAAAGAAAAGGACAAAACCAATTCGGGCAGTTATGTAAAAGAATACCAGGCTTATTTCCTGAGAGGTGAAGCCGCACCCGGAATCGAAAAAGAATATCAGTTAACCAAAAATGACCTGCCGGAAATCACGTTAGCTGATGTTAACAGCCTTGCTAAAACCTACATCACTGCTACTAATCGTGATATATTGATCTTAGCACCGGAAAAGGATAAAAGCAGCCTTCCTGATGAAGTAACCGTAAACCGCTGGTTAAAAGCTATAGAAACGGAAGACCTTACGCCATACAAAGATGAAGTGAGCAAGATGCCACTGTTGAGCGCGGTACCGGTAACCGGCAAGATTAAAAGTGAGGAACAGAACAAAGATCTGAATATCACCACCATCACCCTAAGCAATGGGGTAAAAGTATTGTTGAAGCCTACCGATTTTAAAAACGACCAGATCATATTCAGTTCTTTTGCACCCGGAGGTACCTCGTTATACAGCGATGCTGATTACCAATCAGCTGCAAATGCCGCAGGTATTGTTACAGCAGGCGGAGTGGGCAATTATAACACTGGCGAATTAAGCAAATACCTGGAGGGCAAACAAGTCAGCGTTAAACCCTATATCAATGAAAGATTTCAGGGTATTAGCGGCGGGGCTACGCCTCAAGACCTGGAAACAGCGATGCAATTGATTTATGCCTATTTTACCGAACCCCGAAAGGATTCAGCAATTTTTGAAGGGGCTATAGCACGTTCAAAAGCAGGGTTGACCAACAGGGCGAATGACCCTGCCAGTGTATTCAGTGATACGGTAAGTGCTGTTATGGGAAGCCATAATATCCGCAGGACGGGACCCTCACTTGAGAAATTGGAACAGATCAACCTGGACAGGGCTTACAAGATCTATAAAGAACGCTTTACAGACGCGGGTAATTTTACTTTCACTTTTGTGGGCAGTATTGATACAAATGTCATTAAACCATTGTTAGAAAAATACCTGGGTTCATTACCGGCAACAAATCAGCATGAACAGGCAAAGGACCTAAACATTCATGCGCCATCCGGAAAAATAGAAAGAACAGTTTATAAAGGCAGCGAGCCCAAGGCTACTGTTTATCTGGTATTCTCTGGTAAATATGATTATAGCCCGGAGAATGACGTAAAGATGGACGCCATGAAGGAAACCCTGGAGATACGACTGTTGCAGCGATTACGTGAGGATGAAAGCGGTGTATACAGCCCAGGAGTGCAGGAAAGCACTACAAAATTACCGCAACAGCGTTACAGCTTTCTGGTGCACTTTGGATGCGCGCCGCAAAATGTTGAAAAGCTTATTGCTTCCACATTGGATGAGATCGGTAAGCTTAAAACAGACGGACCGCTGCAGGAAAACGTAGATAAATGGCGTGCGGAAGATAGAACCAGTTTTGAACCGGCCTTAAAAACCAATAGCTTCTGGCTGGGCTATATCAACGGGCAATTACAGAACAGTCAACCTATTGAACAGATTAGCGGTTACAATGCCCTTGTCGACCGGGTTAATCCGGAAGGGCTGAAAGAAATGGCCAAAAAATACTTAAATGGTGATAATTATATCAGACTGGTACTGTTGCCTGAAACCAGTATAGCAAATAAACAATAA
- a CDS encoding MutS-related protein → MSFIADKQTLEDLNILGKYKQHSVFNLFNKVKTVGGEKLLSEMFQSPLLNHEAINRRSAIFQYFQSKQITFPFSNEQFSRLENYLGSSSANNYLSTLLTLAQKKLLGAVIRDEEYQHIKTGLQQTIAILNSCKIFISQLEETREQQYPPFYDELLTVKNILNNPKLQWLATWQSTRQTSLQKTAKYDHLLRHTMRAPLTIVMNIFHQLDVYIAVAGLAQEKGFSHAHALPAGSNLFMAVELSHPCIEKAVANPVDFNQESNMIFLTGANMAGKSTFMKAFGINVYLAHMGFPVAAKEMKFSVREGLYSSINVPDNLDMGYSHFYAEVLRVKKVAEAVSKEKSLVIIFDELFKGTNVKDAYDATLAVTAAFSEYRNCLFIISTHIIEAGEVLQKEQDNIQLLYLPTIMNGTIPAYTYQLQPGISSDRHGMMIIENEGILELLK, encoded by the coding sequence ATGAGCTTTATAGCCGATAAACAAACGCTGGAAGACCTGAACATTTTGGGTAAGTATAAACAACATTCTGTTTTCAACCTGTTCAACAAAGTTAAAACGGTAGGAGGGGAAAAACTGCTTAGCGAGATGTTTCAAAGTCCGCTCCTTAATCATGAAGCAATCAACCGGCGCAGCGCCATTTTTCAATACTTTCAAAGCAAACAAATCACTTTCCCATTCAGCAATGAACAGTTCAGCCGGTTGGAGAACTACCTGGGCAGTAGCAGCGCAAACAATTACCTGTCAACATTACTTACACTGGCCCAAAAGAAATTGTTAGGCGCTGTAATACGGGATGAAGAATACCAACATATTAAAACCGGCTTGCAGCAAACCATAGCCATATTAAACAGTTGCAAAATATTCATCAGCCAACTCGAAGAAACAAGAGAACAGCAATATCCCCCATTCTACGATGAATTGCTAACAGTAAAAAATATACTGAACAATCCAAAACTGCAATGGCTGGCAACATGGCAAAGCACCCGCCAAACATCCTTACAAAAAACAGCTAAGTACGACCACCTGTTAAGGCACACGATGCGGGCACCGTTAACAATAGTAATGAACATATTTCACCAGCTGGATGTGTATATAGCTGTAGCTGGTCTGGCACAGGAAAAGGGATTCAGCCATGCCCATGCCCTGCCTGCTGGAAGCAACCTCTTCATGGCCGTTGAATTAAGCCATCCTTGTATTGAAAAAGCGGTAGCCAACCCGGTAGACTTTAATCAGGAAAGCAACATGATCTTTTTGACAGGGGCGAACATGGCCGGCAAGTCTACGTTTATGAAAGCCTTTGGCATAAATGTTTACCTGGCACACATGGGCTTCCCTGTAGCAGCCAAAGAAATGAAGTTTTCAGTGAGAGAAGGCCTCTACAGTTCCATTAATGTACCGGACAACCTGGATATGGGCTACAGTCATTTTTATGCGGAAGTATTAAGGGTAAAAAAGGTAGCTGAAGCAGTAAGCAAAGAAAAAAGCCTGGTAATCATATTTGATGAGCTGTTTAAGGGCACCAATGTAAAAGACGCATATGATGCGACACTTGCAGTAACAGCTGCCTTTAGTGAGTACCGGAATTGCCTGTTCATAATTTCAACGCATATTATAGAAGCAGGAGAAGTGTTGCAGAAAGAGCAAGATAACATTCAACTCCTATATCTGCCCACCATCATGAATGGTACTATACCTGCTTATACCTACCAGCTGCAGCCGGGTATTTCTAGTGACAGGCATGGAATGATGATCATTGAAAATGAAGGTATACTGGAACTACTTAAGTAA
- a CDS encoding MutS-related protein yields MLFTTDKQTQEDLNIYGKQGTDSILSLFNRTATLNGAKLLEEMFRYPLSDAEKINMRSEKISYLKTTLAVFPFSSEGFDQAEQYLAVTDERTKLSAEKPTLEKKLSNLVAVDADYKQITNGISGLTEIVQQLQTLLKGTLLSTDSPLKNDPETQHIQTLLTTEPFRFLLQENPKAKLPYEKLAGYDTMLRFRYREAVNQILQYIYQLDVYITVARTATERNYIFPKALPKEEHVIKIAGFYHPQLKNAVGNNLTITPNSNVVFLTGANMAGKSTFMKSLAIAMYLAHMGFPVAAKEMEFSVLDGIYTTINLPDNLGIGASHFYAEVLRIKKIAKELSTDKTIFVIFDEMFRGTNVKDAYEATIAVTAAFAKKRNSVFVISTHIVEAGAILKERCANISFKYLPTRMNGTNPEYTYILESGITDDRHGMIIINNEGILELLKKNKGVTAI; encoded by the coding sequence ATGTTATTTACGACAGATAAGCAAACGCAGGAAGACTTGAATATTTATGGCAAGCAGGGAACGGATTCGATCCTTTCCCTGTTTAACAGGACGGCTACGCTTAACGGGGCAAAGTTGCTTGAAGAAATGTTCCGCTATCCGCTCTCGGATGCAGAGAAGATCAATATGCGAAGTGAAAAGATCAGCTACCTGAAAACCACCCTGGCGGTGTTCCCATTTAGCTCCGAAGGGTTCGATCAAGCAGAGCAGTATTTGGCTGTTACGGACGAAAGGACGAAGCTATCGGCGGAAAAACCCACGCTGGAAAAAAAGCTAAGTAACCTGGTAGCGGTGGATGCGGACTATAAGCAGATCACTAACGGAATAAGCGGACTCACGGAGATTGTACAGCAACTGCAGACCCTGTTAAAAGGCACCCTGCTATCAACAGATAGTCCTCTGAAGAATGACCCGGAAACACAACATATCCAAACATTATTGACCACAGAGCCGTTTCGTTTTCTTTTACAGGAAAATCCGAAGGCCAAACTGCCCTATGAAAAACTGGCAGGTTACGATACTATGCTTAGGTTTCGCTATAGGGAAGCGGTTAACCAAATATTACAATACATCTACCAATTGGATGTATATATAACGGTAGCCAGGACAGCCACCGAACGCAACTATATCTTCCCCAAAGCCCTGCCTAAAGAAGAACATGTTATCAAAATAGCAGGCTTTTACCACCCTCAGCTAAAGAACGCGGTAGGCAATAATCTAACGATTACACCAAACAGTAACGTTGTTTTTTTAACCGGGGCGAATATGGCAGGCAAATCTACGTTCATGAAATCGTTAGCTATAGCCATGTACCTTGCGCATATGGGCTTTCCGGTAGCAGCAAAAGAAATGGAGTTTTCGGTACTTGACGGTATTTATACCACGATCAATTTACCGGATAACCTGGGGATAGGGGCCAGCCACTTTTATGCAGAAGTATTACGGATCAAAAAGATAGCCAAAGAGCTGAGTACAGACAAAACCATCTTTGTAATATTTGATGAGATGTTCAGGGGCACCAATGTAAAGGACGCTTATGAAGCCACTATTGCTGTAACAGCAGCCTTTGCTAAAAAGCGCAACAGTGTATTTGTGATCTCCACGCACATTGTAGAAGCGGGAGCAATATTGAAGGAACGTTGCGCCAATATCAGTTTTAAATACCTGCCTACCCGTATGAACGGAACAAACCCTGAATACACCTATATACTGGAAAGCGGCATTACCGACGACCGGCACGGGATGATCATTATTAACAATGAAGGTATCCTGGAACTGCTAAAGAAAAATAAGGGGGTAACCGCAATATGA